Below is a genomic region from Zea mays cultivar B73 chromosome 9, Zm-B73-REFERENCE-NAM-5.0, whole genome shotgun sequence.
AAGGGGTAGACTGTCATTCTGTGTTCTATCATTTCCCTCTCCGCAAAGTtcattctcattcccacgtgcatcacacgcctagctaaaattaaattaaaaaaacacaactgtctttctcattttccctctccgcaaagctcattctcattcccacgtgcatcacacgcctagctaaaattaaattaaaattaaaaaaaacaaatGTGACTCTAATGGGATTCGAACCCACGACCTCTCACGCAAATGTgcttgtagctaccactacatcacatgtttatgtcaatatctgttacagtaaaaatatctacatctctcccaaagctcacctgctacccttgcacaatgtgtagtagtagataattatcaacgagattcccgaattatatttttggatggagagagtagtatttaaagaagagtcttgcatgcaacttcttttgtttgaataagttttcaacttaaattccttttttatatgtgtgacatttattctccataatattttttccatggatctgacttgtgagtcattttcataaaccaacgccaaagatgaatccatgtttcttacttggaaaccccaaacaaacaccactggcaggaggcgctcgcgttggcgtcgctcatcgacgatgagaagaagcttggcgactgccagttcgacctctgaaaGCAGTCCTACTTGGCCGCATGTGTCGCTATGTTCAGCAAGCTCCGACGCAGCCGTCGCTTGGACGCGATCCAGAGCGGCTACACCGTTGTCCATATTCAAACGGGGGACCTCATAGTCGTCGCCAACaccggcgactctcgggttgttctgggcaccgcatccgacgacggcACCGTCACGCCatctagctcatcatccacctgaagctcaaccggccacgtaagtcgctactgaccggccttgaattcttgtgcgctgggacgacggcTGTTGCTGATGTTGTGTGAGTATCCTCGAATAAGATGTAtgcagaggagtagcacatctggaggtgcaacggctaggtgtactacctcgctgatgagcccggggtgcacttcgtttagcAGTCCAGCCAAAAGTCATCAGTACTCGCCATGtcacgcgcgttcgacgactactatatcaaagaCTATGACGTCATCTTGGCGACagaggtgacacagaggaggaccgacagcaaTGACCACTTGTCATCGCCGAGGTAGCTTTTGTGCtggtctgcctttaattctcttcacaaacgcatacacttgcctttttgtttaagcaaacatGTATGGTGGTGCATGCctgatgactgacgatgtacgagggaacttctaccggtaggtgtggcacgtgctctccaatgatgagaccatgcaaatcatggtatatatcgaagtctgtatgatactgatggttgcaatgtagtagtggaacagttaaattaaaataacaaaatttatgtatggctaggatcacaaatgaattatgaaacattttcttataacaatataagacacatttcatatataagttatcatggtattatatatttccgttgcaacgcacggggcaCTCATTTAGTGTTACTCTGAACTCAAGGCAAGAGTTAGACCACCCTTGTGATAGCTTAACACTTCACTCGATCTTATAGTGGATTACAATTTATGACTAAGTATTTAGTCATATCATAATTAACTCTATAATCATGTTGGTATGGACATGTACTTTCTTAGTCCGACCATATCAAGAGGCATGTACATATCTCTCTCGTTATATACAAGGGGTAAATTATATAGTGATCCGCTCACGTCTCACCTATATTTTATGGCATACTCGAAACCTCTTTTATAACTTATCAGTTATAGAGTAACATTTGACGGCTTTTAAAATACATCACTACGCATAGTAAGAAATAATAACaatcttagagcaactccaagagcTTCTTAAGAAATTGTTCCCCAAAACATCATATTGGGGGCTGCCGAAAAAAAATTTCCTCCAAAAAAAAACTAAACTCATATCAGAATGCTAATAACCGGTCCCTTAAACATTTAAAAGAGCTCACGTCGTCATAGGGTCTTCTCTCCGCCATCATGGTACAGCAGGAAGCAGACGGCGGCCTGCAGCGCGCCGCCGCGGATGATAGTGACGAAGACGATGGCGGCAGGAACACAAAGCCATCATGCTCTACAAGTCCTCCAGCTACAGCTTCTCCATGAAGCTGGACGCCCACGAGGCGGAACCATCGCAGAACGAGGACAACGACGACTACCTGACCCACTGGCTGTTCACCGAGGACAATGACAAGGACGAGCTGGTGAACGTGTCGGGGTCGGTCACCGACGTCATGCGCGGTGCGAGGGAGCAAGAGGCCGGCGAGGGGATTGGGGAACAACTTTGCTCGCGAATATTTGAGGGATAGTGAAGCTCGGATGCGGGACGCTAAAAATttggagaaggaaaggggaactGTTGGATGGAGTTTTTTTTGCTTTTCTACCCCAAAACACGTTTTCGGGTTGGTTTTAGTGTtcttttggagatgctcttagatcTAAGGATTGAATAGGTATGCCACACGAGAACGCTTGGACCCTGCAGGATCCATTTTTTGTTCATTTTTAGTGCATCTTGGAGTTTTCCCCTCTTCACATCCTAATTTTAGACCCCCTGCAGGATCCATGCATATGACCATATCCAATGTCTCCTAGTCTATCCAGCAACCGAATTTGTGAGCATGCGTGAAATAAAGTATCGTTTTTTTTTAAACATGTTTAACACCCAAATTTTAGTGTTGCAAAAAGTATGGTATTTTAGTGGAGTCAGCAAACAAACTTTTAGGTACATCATCTCTACTGCTCAGGAATTACTCAGAAAGAATTAACACAACTCTAGTGTACATAACTCAGCCGTAACCAGTATGGATTACTATAACTAAGGTGTGAAATGAATTTGGGTGCTCAAGGCTTTAGAAACACCTGATCCTTGTTCCCCCTTTTTCATATATGCTACATATATACTAaggaagaaaatagaaaaaacaaATAACAAATTGGGGGCTAGGAAGGGGGGAAAAACACTGAGCATCGTGTAACAATTCATTCATGATTCGTCCAAGAGTGTTCAAGTTTTACAGCTTATGTTGATAAGTGAAACAATTGGACTGGCTTTTCACCTTTTATCATCTTAATGTCCCTGTGATTGTCCTGTGCGCTATAAAGGAACTTTTCCTTTTTATGTTTTCTTTTTCATAGACCAGACGTGAACTTGTCTTGACTGTAACTGTAAATCTGCAACACAGCACCTTTACTCCTTTAGGATACTTGCGCCATGTCTCGATGATACTGGTCTATCCATCCCTCTATGATCTCAACTTCTTGCCTCCTCTGTTCTgtaacccagtccggatcctcatCGGTCGCGAATCTGAGGTCCAGATGATGCGCCCCTGACCACAAAAGCGATGGCAAGTAACTGCACGTAAGTGAACAGCGAAAAATGCCACAACGATCTtacattttttttcttcttcttcttcttcctcctgaggTTTCCATGCTCACCTTTCTCCGTGACAAGGGCGACGATGCTGGACGAGATGTTCTTGAGGACCCTGGTTGTCGTAGAACAGTAAACCCATACGCCATCAGAGACAGAGACCGaaattatatatatatgaagCGATGGAGACCGAAACTGAGACGGACAGATGGACCTACCCGCCTCGGCTCCACGGGTCTCGCATTCCGTTGGAGAAGATGATGTTGCTCCCGAACCTCTTGAGCACCTTGTCGATTCTCTGCAGGAAGTTTCCAGTGAAGGGCTTGTACGTACACTACTGAAACTCTGAAAACGACGCTTACATATCCGCCGTATTCAGTGGTGATCCAGTGCGGCCTGGGCCGGACCCCGGTCGACTGGAAGCAGGCATTGGACGTGTCCTCGTAGCTGAAGCTGGATGGCGGGAACATGCTGGCGTTTGAGGTCGACATCGGCATGATCATCTCTGTGCAAGCCTACATACATGTACCATGTACGTACGTCACAATCTCTGCTTCTCTCAGTGTTGTCGCTAACACTGCTGGTTAGCTATCTATCTTTCAGTTTTATATGTATATGTTGCGCGTAGTACCTGCCACCCCCAGCCACTGAGCCCAAGAGAACTGGAGCTGTCGTCAGAATCAGACTCGATCTGGTTGCAGGCCTGGTCTCCTGTGTAGTTGTAGTACAGGTTCGCCGCCGCGAACACCTTTTCCAGGATGTCGGCGCCTGCCGGGAACCCGTCGATGATCTTGCACATCTGGATAGGCTTTCGTGAGAAACTAAACAACATGTTTTCAGTAGGTGCAACAGAAGCGCAATTTTTGTTCGTGCAGATGGAGGGGGAATTGTTGGAAGGAGAGGAGAGGTGTTTGGGCAGGTAAAATGGAGGACCTCCTTGACGGGGTAGGCAGGCAAATCCATCAGGAAGTTGGCCGGTGTTGGATAGTCCACCATGGCAGTGTAGGTGAATGCCGTCTGTAGCCAGCCTGCAATCGAATCAGCGTGCTTGACGCTCCTGAAAATTTGAGTGGAGAAACAGTGTCATCTACTTGCTATAGCAGACACTGAAAGATACACGGGCTCACCAGTCCGTGGTTCCATAGTTCATACGGGCTAGTGAACTAGACACTCAGCAGGGCAGGAATTGGATGTAGGATTAGATATGAAGATTGAAATGAACTTACTTGCAGGCTCTGAACAGTTTACTGAGCTCCAGGAGCCCTGTGTCAGTGGATCCCCTCTCATCGAGCACGTCCCAGGCTGCCTTGATCACACTGAAGCAGTTCAAGCTCTCGGACTGCAAACATTAGTTGGAAATCACAATCAGCTGGCAGCTCGTCCTCTAGGACTCTAAAATGAAAAGTACTCCACTCTAAAATGAAAGTTGTTTTGGTTTTATCCTAACCCACTTCGATCATATTTTTTAGAAAAACACATTAACATCAACTGCGCCAAATTGATGCAAGTTCAAATCAAGACATACATCTTGAAACAAAAAGGAGTACCTTGTAGTCCTGTGAGACGGCATCACTGAAGCTGTTCCATGGCGTTATGTGGTCGAACTGTAGGATTGGCGCAGAGGATGCCAGGGCCCCTATGGCGACATGGGGGTACTTGAGCCTGAACCAAGAAGCCAGCACTGCAAGCAAGCAGTGGGGATCAGGCACAACATGAAGAAAAAAAAAGGGCGAGCTTAATTAGCTCACAATACGTTTATGCCTGGTAATAATTATGTTTAGCGATGACTTACTGCCGCCATAGGAGCCGCCGAAGACGACTACAGGCGCGGTCTCCGCCGAGAGGTTTCGCTTAAGACCGGTGATGAGGATGGCGAAGTCGGCGAGCGCCTGCGTCGACGTCAAGTAACCCTCCGTCTCCGCTGAGCTGTAGGAGTCGTCCCCAAACGGCAGTGACTCGCCGTAGAACCGATGCTGGTCATGGAGAAATGTTTGTTTCGACCTTGATTATTTTCTCGGGTTAAAATGCGTGTGCACTGTCTGTCCAGTCTTCGATGTAAGTCTTCATCTGTTAGTCCCTTTGTTCTTTAAATCCTACTTCGTTCATtctaatttataattcgtttaacttttttttattaaatttattggctcgtcttatttaaaaatttagaaaaataaaaaatttaaaaccACATGTAAAATATATTTTATCTAAACGATATCACACTaaaatttaataataataatgattttTTTAATAAGACAAGCTAATTAAATTTGTGGTAGAAAAAATCAAACGGATTATAAATTGAAAGGGACGAAGTACATGTTTATGAGTTTTTCTACGAGTATTTTCAAGTAGAgacattcgcatattacttgtttGTTTCCAAATCCCATAATCAGAAGTTATTGTTCGTAATTTTAAGATTTAACCAAACTTGGGCGCCCATGTGCGATGGATGTATCATGTATTTATACCTCGATAAAGACGAGAAGGGCACCGAACTTGGGCGCGATGTCGAACATGAACCCGGTGTTGGTGGCGAACCACT
It encodes:
- the LOC103638817 gene encoding lysosomal Pro-X carboxypeptidase encodes the protein MAAPTVLAFLPLPLLLLAAFSSASASAHPNSFRPIVPLRLQALLQQQQRRRASSDAKLVSAAADGTNSTAQPFTTHYFPQELDHFTFTPNASMLFRQKYLVNDTFWRRPRRGGGGGAGPLFVYTGNEGDIEWFATNTGFMFDIAPKFGALLVFIEHRFYGESLPFGDDSYSSAETEGYLTSTQALADFAILITGLKRNLSAETAPVVVFGGSYGGMLASWFRLKYPHVAIGALASSAPILQFDHITPWNSFSDAVSQDYKSESLNCFSVIKAAWDVLDERGSTDTGLLELSKLFRACKSVKHADSIAGWLQTAFTYTAMVDYPTPANFLMDLPAYPVKEMCKIIDGFPAGADILEKVFAAANLYYNYTGDQACNQIESDSDDSSSSLGLSGWGWQACTEMIMPMSTSNASMFPPSSFSYEDTSNACFQSTGVRPRPHWITTEYGGYRIDKVLKRFGSNIIFSNGMRDPWSRGGVLKNISSSIVALVTEKGAHHLDLRFATDEDPDWVTEQRRQEVEIIEGWIDQYHRDMAQVS